A single region of the Mesotoga sp. Brook.08.105.5.1 genome encodes:
- the rplJ gene encoding 50S ribosomal protein L10, whose product MLTRERKEEIVESLTEAYKKSSLILFADYKGMKVDGITAFRDKLYEKYDDRAQFTIKKNTLVRLALNKAGFDESEWKESIIGTTAVLTVEDEDPVSALKIITEFNKNNKTLPLIKSGYLEGRYFAGSQASELAKLPSRDQLIAMVVGGFAAPITGLVYTLNGILTKFLYALNAIKDKKAE is encoded by the coding sequence GTGCTAACCAGAGAAAGAAAGGAAGAGATCGTTGAGAGCCTAACAGAAGCCTACAAAAAGTCTTCATTGATTCTGTTCGCCGACTACAAGGGTATGAAGGTTGACGGTATCACTGCTTTCAGGGACAAGCTCTACGAAAAGTACGACGATAGAGCTCAGTTCACAATAAAGAAGAATACATTGGTCAGGCTTGCTCTGAACAAGGCCGGGTTCGACGAGAGTGAATGGAAAGAGTCAATCATCGGAACTACGGCGGTACTGACTGTCGAGGACGAAGACCCGGTCTCGGCGCTAAAGATAATCACTGAGTTTAACAAGAATAACAAGACCCTTCCGTTGATAAAATCAGGGTATCTTGAAGGCAGATACTTTGCCGGCAGCCAGGCTTCTGAGTTGGCGAAGCTTCCGTCTAGAGATCAGTTGATCGCAATGGTCGTTGGAGGATTCGCCGCCCCGATAACCGGTCTTGTATATACTCTGAACGGAATATTGACAAAGTTCCTGTATGCTCTAAATGCAATTAAGGATAAAAAAGCTGAATGA
- a CDS encoding DNA-directed RNA polymerase subunit beta', with translation MPVSAYKRKVNKLEIDIASPDRIKGWSSGEVKKPETINYRTFKPERDGLFCEKIFGPTKDYECTCGKYKGKKYEGTVCERCGVRVESKEARRRRMGHIELAAPVTHVWYLKSAPSVLSSLLNIPAKDLENIIYYGSKRVIERLYVVTDPKETDFFPGMTMYQTEYEIYTKKLSFEVEQGYKVKNPHGPVTTDIDGKVTIERIDSSTERELNWIIVKDETGIEKKYPVFEGALIYVQNEDEVHKGDTLADRFLFEDEVLSATEYKIFDEYYPGKFEVETDTESDRPIVIITEIDPAVSEETGRTIGEVLIENEYEAYKELYPGKVTCDYGAAAIKKLLQGMDLEELQVAIEHELKTIPKSSARALKLLRRLKYVKDFIASSNRPEWMVMDVVPVIPPDLRPMIQIEGGRFATTDLNDLYRRVINRNNRLAKLLQIGAPDIIIRNEKRMLQEAVDSLIYNGRVGKAVSDKSGRPLKSLTDLVKGKKGRFRRNLLGKRVDYSGRAVIVVGPDLKIHECGIPKRVAMELFKPFVLSKLLHGSESSKTARKLKKTIIEKEMPEAWEVLEDVIKGHPVLLNRAPTLHRISIQAFIPKLVEGNAIQLHPLVCAPFNADFDGDQMAVHVPLSAAAQAEAKFLMLSRYNVISPASGKPISMPGKDIIVGVYYLTTVDRDHEKKEKEVMDYYSALLKDEKISDVEARRMVRQKALEWVDWKFSSPGEALLAYDMEYISLHDPILVQLDPSSGELTLTTVGRIIFNTIVPEKLRDYMKKFNKKAIKKLIYDCFHEYGIDRTADLLDDMMSLGFHYATASGLTISINDIVVYPQKDKVIEAAQERVDQIENLYKSGFLTEDGRTQEIIRIWSDTTQEIMEKTYTEFEKYPFNPIYMMVDSGARGNIDQLKQLAGMRGLMADPSGKTIEVPIKSNFRDGLTELEFFTSTHGARKGSADTALRTSFAGYLTRRLVDVSQTITVTTPNCGTHEGIEAIELMADGVTIEKLEEFLFGRVLTSDIINPLTGRALKNGKTGKEYLRDTMIRDEDAAFLSNYRTEVEVAREEVLSIPKVTRLINYTELAETITINDKEYKAGTHIGSDILHQLKNSDIEEVKVVIFPCVGQVFAGDPIKNSNKEMLVKYQEKIDELTAKKLQKNEIDKVLVRPTIKVRSVLTCESDSGVCAMCYGMDLSNHEIVNVGESVGVVAAQSIGEPGTQLTMRTFHTGGIATGQDITRGLPRAEELFEARKKLKDPEALFIEKGDGGFVKDLVPDDKGRRKVYIETKTGGISEYDLSSSIKPKIEIGDKVLEGETITTGTVRPRKLMEKLGLVQTALYLLTEIKRVYAEQGVEIHDKHFELIIRQMLSKVEITDPGDTDFLPGDLLDIVEIRKINKSIEEANSRVGENREYVIDKRLARRVLGEDEDGKIHKIAAEAEPITEELLNQILKGGIKQILIYDVDEDQYQKLVDDFNPDTVIPEKKIQIMPKDPIKFKRKLLRITKASLESEGWLSAASFQQTPQILTEASVAGKSDFLQGLKENVIVGQLIPAGTGLDMYANLQVEEASIPSRLQEEELA, from the coding sequence ATGCCAGTAAGCGCGTATAAGAGAAAAGTCAATAAGCTGGAAATTGATATCGCGTCGCCGGACAGAATCAAGGGCTGGTCAAGCGGGGAAGTCAAGAAGCCCGAGACGATTAACTATCGCACATTCAAACCGGAGAGAGACGGACTCTTCTGTGAGAAGATCTTTGGTCCGACAAAAGACTACGAATGTACATGCGGAAAGTACAAGGGTAAAAAGTACGAGGGCACAGTATGTGAACGTTGTGGTGTGAGAGTCGAATCTAAAGAGGCTCGCAGGAGAAGAATGGGTCACATTGAGCTCGCCGCTCCTGTTACTCATGTTTGGTACTTGAAGAGTGCGCCTAGTGTTCTTTCTTCACTTTTGAACATTCCTGCGAAGGATCTCGAGAACATCATCTATTACGGATCTAAGAGGGTTATAGAGAGACTTTATGTCGTGACAGACCCTAAGGAGACGGACTTCTTCCCTGGAATGACGATGTACCAGACCGAATACGAAATATACACGAAGAAACTCAGCTTCGAAGTAGAGCAAGGTTACAAGGTAAAAAACCCTCACGGACCGGTTACAACGGACATTGACGGTAAAGTCACTATCGAGAGGATCGACAGCAGTACCGAGAGAGAACTGAACTGGATAATCGTCAAGGATGAGACGGGAATTGAGAAAAAATACCCGGTTTTCGAAGGTGCTCTCATTTATGTTCAGAATGAGGATGAAGTTCATAAGGGAGATACCCTTGCCGACAGATTCCTTTTTGAAGATGAAGTTCTTTCGGCGACTGAGTATAAGATCTTCGACGAGTATTATCCCGGCAAGTTCGAAGTTGAAACAGATACCGAGAGCGATAGACCTATAGTCATAATCACCGAGATCGACCCTGCAGTCTCGGAGGAGACAGGAAGAACGATCGGTGAAGTCTTGATAGAGAACGAATATGAGGCATACAAAGAGCTTTACCCGGGCAAAGTAACCTGTGATTACGGTGCGGCAGCAATTAAGAAACTATTGCAGGGCATGGATCTCGAAGAGCTACAGGTAGCGATAGAACATGAATTGAAGACTATTCCCAAAAGCAGTGCCAGGGCTCTCAAGCTTCTCAGAAGACTCAAGTATGTCAAGGACTTCATAGCGTCTAGCAATAGGCCGGAATGGATGGTAATGGATGTTGTTCCGGTAATTCCTCCGGACCTGCGACCCATGATTCAGATTGAAGGCGGAAGGTTTGCCACGACGGATCTCAACGACCTATACAGGAGAGTCATTAATAGAAACAACAGGCTTGCAAAATTACTGCAGATCGGGGCTCCCGACATAATAATCAGAAACGAGAAGAGGATGCTTCAGGAGGCAGTTGACTCCCTAATCTACAACGGTAGAGTGGGAAAAGCAGTATCCGACAAATCGGGAAGGCCTTTGAAGTCTCTCACCGACCTGGTGAAGGGCAAGAAGGGGAGATTCCGAAGGAATCTGCTTGGAAAGCGGGTAGATTACTCCGGTCGAGCGGTCATCGTCGTTGGGCCGGACCTGAAGATTCATGAATGTGGAATCCCCAAGAGGGTTGCAATGGAGTTGTTCAAACCGTTCGTTCTATCAAAGCTGCTTCACGGAAGTGAATCGAGCAAGACGGCGAGAAAACTTAAGAAAACAATCATAGAAAAGGAAATGCCCGAAGCGTGGGAAGTTCTCGAAGATGTGATCAAGGGACACCCCGTTCTCCTCAACAGGGCACCGACGCTTCACAGGATATCCATACAGGCTTTCATACCCAAATTGGTCGAAGGAAACGCGATTCAGCTTCATCCGCTTGTCTGCGCACCATTCAACGCAGACTTTGACGGAGACCAGATGGCCGTTCACGTGCCTTTATCCGCAGCTGCGCAGGCAGAGGCGAAGTTCCTTATGCTGAGCAGATACAACGTGATTTCCCCCGCAAGCGGGAAACCCATTTCGATGCCAGGCAAGGACATAATCGTCGGTGTTTACTATCTCACGACCGTTGACCGCGATCATGAGAAGAAAGAGAAAGAGGTAATGGATTACTACTCAGCCCTCCTCAAAGATGAAAAGATTTCCGATGTTGAAGCGAGGAGGATGGTTAGGCAGAAGGCCCTTGAATGGGTTGACTGGAAGTTCTCTTCTCCGGGAGAAGCGCTTCTTGCTTACGACATGGAATATATATCACTTCACGATCCTATTCTTGTTCAGCTAGATCCCTCATCCGGAGAGCTCACGCTAACGACGGTAGGAAGGATAATCTTCAACACCATAGTTCCTGAAAAGCTTAGGGACTACATGAAGAAGTTCAACAAGAAAGCGATAAAAAAGCTAATCTATGACTGTTTCCACGAATATGGAATAGACAGAACCGCAGACCTTCTGGATGACATGATGTCTCTTGGATTCCATTACGCGACTGCTTCCGGGCTCACAATATCCATAAACGACATTGTTGTGTATCCGCAAAAGGACAAGGTTATAGAGGCCGCGCAGGAGAGGGTAGATCAGATCGAGAATCTGTACAAGTCGGGATTCTTGACTGAAGACGGAAGAACTCAGGAGATAATCAGAATCTGGTCAGATACCACTCAGGAGATAATGGAGAAGACATACACAGAGTTTGAGAAGTATCCCTTCAATCCTATCTACATGATGGTTGACTCCGGAGCCAGAGGAAATATCGACCAGCTTAAGCAACTTGCAGGTATGCGAGGTCTGATGGCAGATCCATCGGGAAAGACGATCGAAGTACCGATAAAGTCAAACTTTAGAGATGGACTTACGGAGCTCGAATTCTTCACATCTACTCATGGAGCTAGAAAGGGTTCTGCCGATACGGCACTAAGAACGTCGTTTGCAGGTTATCTCACCAGAAGACTTGTAGACGTTTCCCAGACTATAACCGTAACGACTCCGAACTGTGGAACTCACGAGGGCATTGAAGCGATAGAGCTCATGGCAGACGGAGTAACGATAGAGAAGCTCGAAGAATTTCTCTTTGGAAGAGTTCTTACGTCAGATATTATCAACCCGCTGACTGGAAGAGCTCTTAAGAATGGGAAGACGGGAAAGGAATACTTGCGCGATACAATGATCAGAGATGAAGATGCGGCTTTCCTTTCGAACTACAGGACCGAAGTCGAAGTTGCGCGAGAAGAAGTGCTTAGTATTCCGAAAGTGACCCGGTTAATCAACTATACAGAGCTGGCAGAAACCATCACTATAAACGATAAGGAATACAAAGCGGGAACCCATATCGGCAGCGATATTTTGCATCAGCTAAAGAACTCGGATATCGAAGAAGTGAAAGTTGTTATCTTCCCCTGCGTCGGTCAGGTATTTGCAGGTGATCCGATAAAGAACAGTAACAAGGAAATGCTTGTCAAGTATCAGGAGAAGATAGACGAACTCACTGCCAAGAAGCTACAGAAGAACGAGATCGACAAGGTCTTAGTCCGACCGACGATAAAGGTCAGGTCTGTTCTTACTTGTGAATCCGACAGTGGTGTTTGTGCTATGTGCTATGGAATGGATCTTTCAAACCATGAAATAGTGAATGTTGGAGAATCCGTAGGTGTAGTTGCTGCCCAGTCAATTGGAGAGCCGGGTACACAGCTCACGATGAGAACATTCCACACTGGCGGTATAGCGACTGGACAGGATATCACCAGAGGTCTTCCCAGGGCAGAGGAATTGTTCGAAGCTCGAAAGAAGCTGAAGGATCCCGAAGCTCTGTTCATTGAGAAGGGTGACGGAGGCTTCGTGAAGGATCTCGTCCCTGACGACAAGGGTAGGAGAAAGGTCTACATCGAAACGAAGACCGGAGGCATCAGCGAATACGATCTCTCCTCGAGCATAAAGCCAAAAATCGAGATTGGCGACAAAGTCCTAGAAGGAGAGACCATAACAACTGGAACGGTGAGGCCAAGGAAACTTATGGAAAAGCTAGGCCTCGTTCAGACGGCGCTTTACCTCCTGACTGAGATCAAGAGGGTTTATGCCGAACAGGGAGTCGAAATTCACGACAAGCACTTTGAACTTATCATCAGACAGATGCTTTCAAAGGTCGAGATAACCGATCCGGGAGATACCGACTTTTTACCCGGGGATCTTCTCGACATAGTAGAAATTAGGAAGATTAACAAGTCTATAGAGGAAGCCAACAGTAGAGTTGGCGAAAACAGGGAATACGTAATCGACAAGCGGTTGGCGAGGAGAGTCCTAGGCGAAGATGAAGATGGAAAGATACATAAGATTGCAGCCGAGGCCGAGCCGATTACGGAAGAGCTCCTGAATCAGATATTGAAGGGCGGAATCAAGCAGATATTGATCTATGATGTGGATGAGGATCAGTATCAGAAGCTGGTCGATGACTTCAACCCCGATACGGTAATTCCCGAGAAGAAGATCCAGATAATGCCGAAAGATCCCATTAAGTTCAAGCGAAAGCTTCTAAGGATCACAAAGGCATCTCTTGAGAGTGAAGGGTGGCTGTCGGCCGCATCGTTCCAGCAAACGCCTCAAATTCTCACCGAGGCATCTGTTGCGGGTAAGTCAGACTTCCTTCAGGGGCTGAAGGAAAATGTAATTGTTGGTCAGCTTATACCTGCTGGAACGGGTCTTGACATGTATGCAAATCTGCAGGTGGAAGAAGCTTCAATCCCTTCTCGTTTACAGGAAGAGGAGTTGGCTTGA
- the rplL gene encoding 50S ribosomal protein L7/L12: MTKEELISAIKEMTVSELSELVKALEDEFGVSAAAPMAVAAGPVAGGAAVEEEEEQSEFKVVLKSFGAKKIDVIKVVRTITGLGLKEAKDLVEKAGSPEGVVKENLPKAEAEELKKQLEEAGAEVELK, translated from the coding sequence ATGACTAAGGAAGAACTTATAAGCGCAATAAAAGAAATGACAGTTTCAGAACTTTCGGAACTGGTGAAAGCACTTGAAGATGAATTTGGAGTCAGTGCAGCAGCACCTATGGCAGTTGCAGCAGGGCCTGTAGCGGGCGGAGCAGCGGTCGAGGAAGAAGAGGAGCAGTCTGAATTCAAGGTTGTTTTGAAGTCTTTTGGGGCTAAGAAAATCGATGTCATTAAAGTCGTTAGAACAATTACCGGACTCGGACTCAAGGAAGCAAAGGATCTTGTTGAAAAGGCCGGCAGTCCAGAGGGTGTTGTGAAGGAGAACCTTCCGAAAGCGGAGGCAGAAGAACTGAAGAAGCAGCTCGAAGAGGCTGGCGCCGAAGTCGAACTGAAGTAA
- the rplA gene encoding 50S ribosomal protein L1 codes for MPVRSKRYIQARKSVDRNKVYSVEDSIELLKSFPPTKFDETVEMHIKLGIDPAKSDQQVRGTISLPNGTGKDVRVLVFAKGEQAEVAKQAGADFVGSDDLVQQIQGGWTDFDVAIATPDMMRDIGRLGKVLGPRGLMPSPKAGTVTTDVEDAVKGFKAGRIEVKNDKTGNLHLPVGKKSFDKEKLRENFVSALDQIMKMKPSGSKGRFVQKVFLTTTMGAGIKVYFVKETEK; via the coding sequence ATGCCGGTTAGATCAAAGAGATATATTCAGGCGAGGAAATCCGTTGACAGAAATAAGGTTTACTCTGTGGAGGATTCAATCGAGCTTTTGAAGAGTTTTCCGCCGACAAAGTTTGACGAAACGGTTGAGATGCACATAAAGCTCGGGATAGATCCAGCCAAATCAGATCAACAGGTCAGAGGTACTATCTCTCTTCCTAACGGAACTGGAAAGGATGTTAGGGTTCTAGTGTTTGCGAAGGGGGAGCAGGCAGAAGTTGCCAAGCAGGCTGGCGCGGATTTCGTTGGATCCGACGATTTGGTTCAGCAGATTCAGGGTGGCTGGACCGATTTCGATGTCGCGATAGCTACTCCAGACATGATGAGAGACATAGGTAGATTGGGGAAAGTCCTGGGACCCCGGGGTCTGATGCCGTCCCCGAAAGCAGGAACTGTGACAACAGACGTTGAAGATGCCGTGAAGGGTTTTAAGGCAGGCAGGATCGAAGTCAAGAACGACAAGACCGGTAATCTACATCTGCCCGTTGGAAAGAAGTCGTTTGACAAGGAGAAGCTTCGCGAAAACTTCGTTTCAGCTCTCGATCAAATAATGAAGATGAAGCCATCCGGTTCAAAAGGAAGGTTTGTTCAAAAGGTATTCCTCACTACAACCATGGGTGCAGGAATAAAGGTCTACTTTGTTAAAGAAACCGAGAAATAG
- the rplK gene encoding 50S ribosomal protein L11, protein MSKKVIAQIKLQLEAGKATPAPPVGPALGQHGVNIMGFCKQFNAETSDRAGMVLPVVISVYADRSFSFILKTPPASFLLLRAAGIQKGSGVPNRDKVGKVTRAQLEEIAKIKMPDLNARTVDAAAKIIAGTARNMGIEIVG, encoded by the coding sequence ATGTCTAAGAAGGTCATTGCCCAAATCAAGCTTCAGCTTGAAGCGGGGAAGGCAACGCCAGCGCCTCCAGTTGGACCGGCTCTCGGTCAACATGGAGTGAATATTATGGGGTTCTGCAAGCAGTTCAATGCAGAGACTTCTGACAGAGCCGGTATGGTGTTACCGGTTGTTATTTCGGTATATGCCGACAGATCCTTCAGCTTCATCCTCAAGACTCCACCTGCTAGTTTCTTGCTGCTTAGGGCAGCCGGAATACAAAAGGGTTCAGGAGTGCCCAATAGAGACAAAGTTGGGAAGGTTACCAGAGCACAGCTTGAGGAGATTGCGAAGATCAAGATGCCTGATCTCAACGCCAGAACAGTAGATGCCGCTGCGAAAATTATCGCTGGAACAGCTCGCAATATGGGCATCGAAATCGTAGGTTGA
- a CDS encoding DNA-directed RNA polymerase subunit beta produces MRKANFGKRERWVFGRVYEPLEIPNLIEIQTRSFQWFIDEGLLSVLKKYSPIKSQIQRSDLKKGEKGFSLDFVSTRIGEAKHSIQECKDKGLTYSVSLYVTVRITDLYTGEIKEEEAFFGYLPFMTDNASFIINGAERVIVNQLVRSPGVYFVDEPTKAVSGSLPIYVAHFLPVKGAWFEILLNPNKQIMQARIDRRRKLNFFVFLKALGYENDLDLLRLFEHEYDGSDEDELLASVGSMILEDVKTPGGDLIAQKGTLLTEDIIARAIEADVKTIKMPLPIAMKTFSALQKTYGEGMTEDDAYIELFRKLRPGEIPRINAAKSYITNLYFSPDRFDFSNVGRYKVNSRLKKVYQDYLKEIEGKKVSKDTDYAEESSVLTVLDVVLAARHLTEIESRPELLDTKDHLGNKRVRTVGELMETEFEKAFMKIHKLLEEKLTIYTSFDKISVQSLVNVRTLMTTLHQFFATSQLSQFMDQVNPLAELTNKRRLSAIGPGGLKREHARFEVRDVHHSHYGRMCPIETPEGANIGLMTSMATFAKIDKYGFILTPYRKVQKGFVTEDIVYLAADEEENYNIAHSTVKMDDNGRIADENVEIRYAGEVRYVIREEVDFMSVSPKQIVSISTSLIPFLENDDANRALMGSNMQRQAVPVVKSEAPIVGTGVEGVAARDSGYVVLAKHRGKVVNVDGRRIIVQRIDEKGKPELDDKGRAIEDVYTLYKFVRTNQDTAVNQRPIVSVGEVVEKGTPIADGPSTEMGELALGKNVLVAFMPWEGYNFEDAILVNQELLEDDIFTTIHVEMYETIARDTQLGPEEITADIPNVSKESLKNLDESGIVRVGAYVTSQDILVGKVTPKGESETTPEEKIIRSVFGDRGRDVKDSSLKLPHGVEGRVIDVKVFEKEEVSELGSGINKLVKVFVGIRKPLDVGDKLAGRHGNKGVVSNIIPKEDMPFLPDGTPIQLVLSPLGVPSRMNVGQVLETHLGWLGKLTNRYFATPIFDGATEEEIMNELYEARKEFGLEAGDSEELKTGKVTLRDGRTGVPFDYPIVVGIMYMLKLVHIAKDKIHARSTGPYSLIHQQPLGGKAHFGGQRFGEMEVWALEAYGAAHTLNEMLTIKSDDIKGRNDVYKAILKGVNIPEPGIPESFKVLIKELQGLSLDVKVFDQNNVELDVDKL; encoded by the coding sequence ATGAGAAAGGCCAATTTTGGCAAACGAGAGCGGTGGGTCTTTGGAAGAGTGTATGAACCTCTTGAAATTCCGAATCTCATTGAGATCCAGACTCGTTCCTTTCAATGGTTCATCGATGAAGGTCTTCTGAGTGTTCTGAAGAAGTATTCTCCAATTAAATCGCAAATTCAGCGTTCGGATCTTAAGAAGGGCGAGAAAGGTTTCTCTCTGGATTTTGTTTCAACTAGAATCGGCGAGGCAAAGCATTCCATCCAGGAGTGCAAAGACAAGGGGCTAACTTATTCCGTTTCGCTTTATGTGACCGTAAGAATCACCGACCTCTATACAGGAGAGATCAAGGAGGAAGAGGCTTTCTTCGGATACTTGCCTTTCATGACTGATAACGCCTCTTTCATAATTAACGGAGCGGAGAGAGTAATAGTCAATCAGCTTGTAAGGTCGCCGGGTGTCTACTTTGTTGACGAACCCACAAAGGCAGTGTCTGGTTCTCTGCCGATTTATGTTGCCCATTTTCTGCCTGTAAAGGGAGCTTGGTTTGAGATACTTCTTAACCCTAACAAGCAGATAATGCAGGCGAGGATCGACCGAAGAAGGAAACTGAACTTCTTCGTCTTCTTGAAGGCATTGGGTTACGAGAATGATCTTGATCTACTGAGACTTTTCGAACATGAATATGACGGGTCGGATGAAGACGAATTGCTCGCAAGTGTCGGAAGCATGATTCTTGAAGATGTCAAGACTCCCGGAGGAGATTTGATAGCTCAGAAAGGAACACTTCTTACAGAGGATATTATTGCAAGGGCAATTGAAGCCGATGTGAAGACCATCAAGATGCCGCTTCCTATAGCTATGAAGACCTTCAGCGCTTTGCAGAAGACATACGGTGAAGGTATGACTGAGGACGACGCTTACATAGAGCTTTTCAGGAAGCTTAGGCCGGGCGAAATTCCGAGGATAAATGCTGCAAAGAGTTATATTACTAACCTTTATTTCAGTCCGGACCGCTTTGACTTCTCAAACGTTGGAAGGTACAAGGTCAACAGCAGACTTAAGAAAGTCTATCAAGACTATCTAAAGGAGATCGAAGGAAAGAAGGTTTCGAAAGACACCGACTATGCCGAAGAGTCGAGTGTTCTCACTGTTCTAGATGTTGTACTTGCTGCCAGGCACTTGACAGAGATAGAAAGCCGGCCCGAACTTCTCGATACCAAAGACCATTTGGGAAACAAGCGAGTAAGAACAGTGGGCGAGCTTATGGAAACTGAGTTTGAGAAGGCTTTTATGAAGATCCATAAGCTTCTCGAAGAGAAGCTTACGATATACACTTCCTTCGACAAGATTTCGGTGCAGAGCCTGGTTAACGTAAGAACTCTCATGACCACGCTGCATCAATTCTTTGCAACAAGTCAGCTTTCGCAGTTCATGGACCAGGTAAATCCTCTGGCTGAATTGACGAACAAGAGAAGATTGTCTGCAATCGGGCCGGGAGGTTTGAAGAGGGAACACGCGAGGTTTGAGGTGCGTGACGTCCATCACTCTCATTATGGGAGGATGTGTCCTATAGAGACGCCTGAAGGCGCAAATATTGGTCTTATGACCTCAATGGCAACTTTTGCGAAGATAGACAAGTATGGTTTCATTCTCACACCTTACAGGAAGGTGCAGAAGGGGTTCGTTACTGAAGATATCGTTTATCTCGCAGCAGATGAAGAGGAAAATTACAATATCGCTCACTCCACAGTTAAAATGGACGACAACGGGCGTATTGCCGATGAAAACGTAGAGATTCGTTACGCCGGTGAAGTGAGATATGTTATAAGGGAGGAAGTGGACTTCATGTCAGTCTCCCCCAAGCAGATTGTCTCAATCTCGACTTCTTTGATCCCGTTCCTCGAAAATGATGACGCAAACAGAGCACTGATGGGATCTAACATGCAGAGACAGGCGGTTCCTGTTGTCAAGTCTGAAGCTCCTATAGTCGGCACCGGTGTCGAAGGAGTAGCTGCAAGAGACTCCGGATATGTAGTTCTTGCGAAGCATCGGGGTAAAGTTGTTAACGTCGACGGAAGAAGAATCATTGTGCAAAGAATAGACGAAAAGGGGAAGCCGGAACTTGACGATAAAGGAAGAGCAATTGAAGATGTCTATACGTTGTATAAGTTTGTTCGAACCAATCAGGATACCGCGGTAAACCAGCGTCCAATTGTCTCGGTTGGTGAAGTCGTGGAGAAGGGCACTCCTATCGCCGACGGTCCATCGACCGAGATGGGAGAGCTTGCACTGGGTAAGAACGTTCTTGTAGCTTTTATGCCCTGGGAGGGGTACAACTTCGAAGACGCCATTCTCGTCAACCAGGAGCTTCTCGAAGACGACATTTTCACAACTATTCATGTTGAGATGTATGAAACAATCGCCAGGGATACTCAACTTGGTCCCGAAGAGATAACTGCTGATATTCCAAATGTCTCGAAAGAGTCTCTTAAGAATCTTGATGAGAGCGGTATAGTGAGAGTAGGAGCTTATGTCACGTCTCAGGATATTCTTGTTGGAAAGGTGACTCCAAAGGGCGAATCCGAGACCACCCCCGAAGAGAAGATTATCAGGTCGGTTTTTGGAGATAGGGGACGAGATGTCAAGGATTCATCGTTGAAACTCCCTCATGGTGTTGAAGGTAGAGTCATCGACGTCAAGGTTTTCGAGAAGGAAGAGGTTTCTGAACTCGGTTCGGGCATAAACAAGCTTGTTAAAGTCTTCGTTGGTATTAGAAAGCCGCTGGATGTAGGAGACAAGCTTGCGGGTAGACACGGCAACAAGGGTGTCGTTTCGAATATCATCCCAAAAGAGGATATGCCCTTCCTTCCTGACGGAACTCCTATACAGCTTGTTCTTTCACCTCTTGGCGTTCCGTCGAGGATGAATGTCGGGCAGGTGCTCGAGACACATCTCGGCTGGCTTGGGAAACTTACGAATCGTTACTTTGCGACACCAATCTTTGATGGGGCTACAGAAGAAGAGATCATGAATGAGCTTTACGAGGCTAGAAAAGAGTTTGGACTTGAAGCCGGTGACAGCGAAGAGCTGAAGACAGGTAAAGTTACCCTAAGAGACGGTAGGACTGGCGTACCTTTTGACTACCCGATAGTGGTAGGAATAATGTACATGCTCAAGCTAGTTCATATAGCAAAGGACAAGATTCACGCAAGATCTACAGGTCCCTATTCACTCATACATCAGCAGCCTCTAGGTGGAAAGGCTCACTTTGGAGGTCAGAGATTTGGTGAGATGGAAGTCTGGGCGCTTGAGGCATATGGAGCGGCCCACACTCTGAACGAAATGCTCACAATTAAATCTGACGACATCAAAGGAAGAAATGATGTCTATAAGGCAATACTCAAGGGAGTTAACATCCCCGAGCCAGGAATACCTGAGAGTTTCAAGGTTCTTATAAAGGAACTTCAGGGGCTTTCTCTCGACGTCAAAGTTTTTGACCAGAACAATGTCGAGCTGGATGTGGATAAATTATGA